DNA from Devosia yakushimensis:
TCTTGCCCCCAGGCGGGGACGCCGACCTCGAAGCCCTGGCCCGGTTCATGCGCGATCAGAAGCCCTATAAGGTGCGGGACAACTAGCTCCGCCCCACCCACGGAGCCTTTCCCTCGCCCCTTGGGGAGAGAGGGAAAGGAAGAGAAGCGCGGCGCCTACCCCCGTGGCGCCGCCGCCCTTTGCAGCCGATCATTGATCGCCTCGCCCAGCCCCTCATCAGGGATCGGCGCCACCGCGATCACCTTGCGCCCCTCGGCATCCAGCTCATGCAGCATGGCGAAGAGGTTCCGCGCCGCTTCCTTCAAATCCCCCGACGGCGACAGGTTTCGCACCGGCCCCTCAAACGCCGCCGCCGCACCAAAGGCCAGATAGGCCTCTCCGTCCCGCGGTTCTGTATCGAGCCGCATCAGCGCCTCGGGCGCATAGTGGCTGAGCAGCATGCCGGGCGCTGCAATCGCCGCATCCTTTTCCGCCAGCTCCACCACCGCTCCCAATGCAAGCTCGATATCCGCACGCGCCATGGCGCCGGATCGCAGCTGGATCAGCCGGTCGCCCTCGACCCGGATAATGGTCGATTCCACCCCCGCCCGGCATGGCCCGCCATCGAGCACTGGCACGCGCCCGGCAAAGCCGAGCCGCACCTGATAGGCCGTGGTCGGCGACAACCGTCCAGATGGATTGGCCGAAGGCGCCGCCAGCGGCCGCCCCACCGCGCGCAGCAATTCCAGCGCCACCGGATGATCGGGAATGCGAATTGCCACCGTATCGAGCCCGGCTGTCGCCACATCGGCCAGCCCATTGCCCGGCCGCGCCGGCAAGACCAGCGTCAGCGGCCCCGGCCACAAAGCCGCGACCTTGCGCGCCGCCGGTGAAAACACCGCCAGCGTCTCGGCCATGGCCAGATCGGCGCAATGGATGATCAGCGGATTGAAGCGTGGTCTTCCCTTGGTCTCGTAGATCGACAGCACCGCATCGGCATTGGTCGCGTCGGCGCCCAGCCCATAGACCGTTTCGGTGGGAAAAGCGCAAAGCCCGCCCGCCCGCAGGATGGAAGCGGCCTCATCTACCGTTTTCGGTTCAGGAAATGCTAATTCACCATTCATCGTCATGGCCGTTGTTTGACAATGACGCCCCACCACGTCAAGACGAAGTGGAGGGAAACCGGAGCCCCGCGTGACCACGCTTCTCGTCAGCCAGCCAGATTTTGCCGATCATGTCACCCCGCAAGGCCATGCCGAGCGGGCCGACCGCATCATCGCGGTCGAGGAAGCCCTGGCCCGCTCGCGCTTTGACGCCCTGGTCCGCCGCAATGCCCCAACCGGCGATCTGATGCTGGCCGAGCTGGTCCATGACAGCCGCTACCTGCCGCAATTGCGTGCCGCCCGCCCCGCCGAGGGCATCGGCCAGCTCGACCCTGACACCTTCATTTCCGCCCGTTCGCTCGACGCTGTCGCCACCGGCATTGGCGGCGCATTGCTGGCGCTGGATGCGGTGCTATTGGGCGAAGCCGACAATGCCTTTTGCGCCATCCGCCCACCCGGCCACCATGCCGAAATCGACCGACCCATGGGCTTTTGCCTGGTCAACACCGTCGCCATTACCGCCCGCGAAGCCCAGCGCAAATATGGCGCCGAGCGCATCGCCATCGTTGATTTCGACGTGCATCACGGCAATGGCACGCAGGACATTTTCAAAGCCGACCCCACGGTCTTCTACGCCTCCAGTCACCAGATGCCGCTCTATCCCGGCACCGGCCATCCGCGCGAAACCGGCGTCGGCAATATCGTCAATGTGCCGCTCGACGCCAATTCGGATGGCGCGGCCATGCGCGACGCCTATCTCACCCGCATCATCCCCGCCTTGATCGATTTTTCGCCTGACCTGCTGCTGCTTTCGGCGGGCTTTGACGCTCATCGCCTCGATCCGCTGGCCCAGCTCAATTGGGAATCCTCGGACTTCAGCTGGCTCACCGGAAAATTGATGGATGTGGCCGAGCGCTGCTGCGGCAACCGCATTGTATCGCTGCTCGAAGGTGGCTATGACCTCAAGGGGCTGGCGGGCGGTGCGTCGCACCATGTCGCCATGCTGATGGACGGCGCCGTTGGCCGCCTGGAAGACTGAAGGAGCCCGATATGGCCGAAACCACCAATGACGATGTGAAGACACTGAGCTTTGAGGCCGCTTTGGCCCAGCTCGAGGAAATCGTCGGCAAGCTGGAATCGGGCCGGGCGCCGCTGGCCGAATCCATCGCCATCTACGAGCGTGGCGAGGCCCTCAAGGCCCATTGCGAAACCCTGTTGCGGACGGCAGAAGCCCGTATCGAAAAGATCACTCTCTCCCGCGACGGCCGCCCCACCGGCA
Protein-coding regions in this window:
- a CDS encoding L-threonylcarbamoyladenylate synthase — encoded protein: MTMNGELAFPEPKTVDEAASILRAGGLCAFPTETVYGLGADATNADAVLSIYETKGRPRFNPLIIHCADLAMAETLAVFSPAARKVAALWPGPLTLVLPARPGNGLADVATAGLDTVAIRIPDHPVALELLRAVGRPLAAPSANPSGRLSPTTAYQVRLGFAGRVPVLDGGPCRAGVESTIIRVEGDRLIQLRSGAMARADIELALGAVVELAEKDAAIAAPGMLLSHYAPEALMRLDTEPRDGEAYLAFGAAAAFEGPVRNLSPSGDLKEAARNLFAMLHELDAEGRKVIAVAPIPDEGLGEAINDRLQRAAAPRG
- a CDS encoding histone deacetylase family protein, yielding MTTLLVSQPDFADHVTPQGHAERADRIIAVEEALARSRFDALVRRNAPTGDLMLAELVHDSRYLPQLRAARPAEGIGQLDPDTFISARSLDAVATGIGGALLALDAVLLGEADNAFCAIRPPGHHAEIDRPMGFCLVNTVAITAREAQRKYGAERIAIVDFDVHHGNGTQDIFKADPTVFYASSHQMPLYPGTGHPRETGVGNIVNVPLDANSDGAAMRDAYLTRIIPALIDFSPDLLLLSAGFDAHRLDPLAQLNWESSDFSWLTGKLMDVAERCCGNRIVSLLEGGYDLKGLAGGASHHVAMLMDGAVGRLED
- a CDS encoding exodeoxyribonuclease VII small subunit, producing the protein MAETTNDDVKTLSFEAALAQLEEIVGKLESGRAPLAESIAIYERGEALKAHCETLLRTAEARIEKITLSRDGRPTGTEPLDA